One part of the Bdellovibrio bacteriovorus genome encodes these proteins:
- a CDS encoding S1 family peptidase: MLNSKLLLSSLLLLSLVACTKNEKTNSVEMNGQETSIIGGEKADATNPVTASTVSLIYNYQGIPYSICTGTLISKNLVLTAAHCLVDLQGAEIFVHMGEVLPTTIDETKLLRVAEYETHKDYHLVYDDNGFPVTGRNDVGLIKLLLDAPENAVPVPVLDESVELKAGETLLLAGYGLLNEIDNPTPATGLNFVRVPLAKLWESILVTDQNNAKGACSGDSGGPAYLETSKGLVVVGITRGPHDLAPDCRHFGEYTNATMFKTFILEEAAAMGADAPVFTTERQ, translated from the coding sequence GTGTTGAATTCTAAGCTGTTGCTGTCATCTTTGCTGCTTTTGTCCCTTGTTGCTTGTACGAAGAATGAAAAAACCAATAGTGTCGAAATGAACGGTCAAGAGACCTCCATTATCGGCGGCGAAAAAGCCGATGCCACGAATCCCGTGACGGCGTCCACCGTGTCTTTGATTTATAACTATCAGGGAATACCTTACTCTATCTGCACGGGCACATTGATTTCAAAGAATCTGGTTCTGACTGCGGCTCATTGTCTGGTGGATCTTCAGGGCGCAGAGATCTTTGTTCATATGGGTGAAGTTCTTCCGACGACGATTGATGAAACAAAGCTTTTGCGAGTGGCAGAATACGAAACCCATAAAGATTATCACCTGGTGTATGATGACAACGGTTTCCCGGTGACAGGACGTAACGACGTGGGTTTGATCAAGTTGTTGTTGGATGCTCCGGAAAACGCCGTTCCAGTTCCAGTTTTGGATGAGTCCGTGGAGCTGAAAGCGGGCGAGACTTTGTTGCTTGCCGGCTATGGATTGCTGAATGAAATTGATAATCCGACTCCAGCAACCGGTCTGAACTTTGTGCGTGTGCCGCTGGCTAAATTGTGGGAATCCATTCTGGTGACCGATCAGAACAATGCCAAAGGGGCATGTTCTGGTGATTCCGGTGGTCCGGCCTATCTGGAAACTTCCAAAGGACTTGTGGTTGTCGGGATCACCCGCGGACCGCACGATCTGGCGCCAGACTGCCGTCATTTCGGTGAATACACGAACGCCACTATGTTCAAGACTTTCATTCTTGAAGAAGCCGCGGCGATGGGTGCTGACGCCCCCGTCTTTACGACCGAGCGTCAGTAA